Proteins co-encoded in one Azospirillum humicireducens genomic window:
- a CDS encoding IclR family transcriptional regulator, whose translation MRRREEALVADDLAEDEKDPRFVTALARGLELLRAFRRNESMLGNLELAQRTGLPKPTVSRLTYTLAKLGYLAYDQNTGKYRLGTSVLALGYASLSGMGIRQVARPLMQELADQTGLAVALGGRDRLSMIYLECCKATGPITLSLDVGSHIKLSTTGMGRAYLAALPEAERAPLMAKLEEHEGERWPEIRDGILQAIEDYRTRGYCRSIGAWKSEVHAVGVPFVPRDGSQVLAFNCGGPAFMVDLQKLEEEFAPRLVAMVRRIDATLFNG comes from the coding sequence ATGCGCAGGCGGGAAGAGGCTCTGGTCGCCGACGATCTGGCGGAGGACGAGAAGGACCCGCGCTTCGTCACGGCGCTGGCCCGCGGGCTGGAACTGCTGCGCGCCTTCCGCCGCAACGAATCGATGCTGGGAAATCTGGAGCTGGCCCAGCGCACCGGCCTGCCCAAGCCGACGGTGTCGCGGCTGACCTACACGCTGGCCAAGTTGGGCTATCTCGCCTATGACCAGAACACCGGCAAATACCGGCTCGGCACCTCGGTGCTGGCGCTGGGCTATGCCAGCCTGTCCGGCATGGGCATCCGGCAGGTCGCCCGCCCGCTGATGCAGGAACTGGCCGACCAGACCGGGCTTGCCGTGGCATTGGGCGGGCGCGACCGGCTGAGCATGATCTATCTGGAATGCTGCAAGGCGACCGGGCCGATCACCCTGTCGCTCGACGTCGGCTCCCACATCAAGCTGTCGACCACCGGCATGGGCCGCGCCTATCTGGCCGCCCTGCCGGAGGCGGAGCGGGCACCCTTGATGGCGAAGCTGGAGGAGCATGAGGGGGAGCGCTGGCCCGAGATCCGCGACGGCATCCTCCAGGCCATCGAGGATTACCGGACGCGCGGCTATTGCCGCTCCATCGGGGCCTGGAAGTCGGAGGTGCACGCCGTCGGCGTTCCCTTCGTGCCGCGTGACGGATCGCAGGTGCTGGCCTTCAACTGCGGCGGGCCGGCCTTCATGGTCGATCTGCAGAAGCTGGAGGAGGAGTTCGCCCCGCGGCTGGTGGCGATGGTCCGGCGGATCGACGCCACGCTGTTCAACGGATGA